One genomic window of Halolamina sediminis includes the following:
- a CDS encoding ATP-binding protein, whose translation MDGFVDRDADVAALQKRYDSDEASLITVWGRRRVGKTELVEHSIRDRDDVVYYQATETTKQMQLDDFVAEAARAFPGIERIRREWEDVLGYLIEQDALIVLDEFPFLIESDESLPSVVQRLWDHEVEGTSATLVLVGSSISMMKEKVMSGGSPLHGRFDMRLQLEELPFDAATEFFPDYGPEETVLTWGVFGGTPHYLQAVDDDRPLEENIRDAILSKRGFLHDEPEYVLRTELENPNRYFSILKAIAAGNAASNEIAQTAGIDSDQISHYLKNLQDLEIVDRKVPVTENPAQSRRGQYVLQDALFRFWFRFVYGQGDKYDRAGTDAYDELIEPHLADAISPKFEELCRTAVYDLYDGYTFERVGSWWYQEQEVDVVGLTSDATMVAGECKFTSQPMGYDVLNDLESDVEDIRWTPHGGSDVAYEFCLFSRSGFTQSLIEAAEERADLRLFSIEDIVSAF comes from the coding sequence ATGGACGGATTCGTCGACCGCGATGCGGACGTTGCGGCCCTTCAAAAACGGTACGACTCCGACGAGGCCTCACTAATCACCGTCTGGGGCCGCCGGCGTGTGGGGAAGACGGAGTTAGTCGAACACTCCATTCGTGATCGGGACGACGTCGTCTACTATCAAGCCACGGAGACGACCAAGCAGATGCAACTCGATGACTTCGTGGCGGAGGCGGCGAGAGCTTTTCCGGGTATCGAGCGGATCCGCCGCGAGTGGGAGGATGTCCTCGGTTATCTCATCGAGCAGGACGCGCTGATCGTCCTCGACGAATTCCCATTCCTGATTGAGAGTGACGAGAGCCTCCCTTCGGTCGTCCAACGACTGTGGGATCACGAGGTTGAGGGCACGAGTGCCACGCTGGTGCTTGTCGGATCATCGATCAGCATGATGAAAGAGAAGGTGATGAGTGGCGGAAGCCCGCTTCACGGCCGGTTCGACATGCGCCTCCAGCTGGAAGAACTGCCGTTCGACGCCGCCACGGAGTTCTTCCCCGACTACGGCCCTGAGGAGACGGTGCTAACGTGGGGCGTTTTCGGCGGGACACCACACTACCTGCAGGCCGTCGACGACGACCGACCACTGGAGGAGAACATCCGGGATGCCATCCTCTCGAAACGTGGGTTCCTCCACGACGAACCCGAGTACGTACTGCGAACGGAGTTAGAGAATCCGAACCGCTATTTCTCGATCCTGAAGGCGATCGCCGCTGGGAACGCGGCCTCGAACGAGATCGCACAGACGGCCGGCATCGACTCGGATCAGATTAGCCATTACCTGAAGAATCTGCAGGACTTGGAGATCGTCGACCGGAAAGTACCGGTGACCGAGAATCCGGCACAATCGCGGCGCGGGCAGTACGTGTTGCAGGACGCGCTGTTCCGGTTCTGGTTCCGATTCGTCTATGGACAGGGCGACAAGTACGACCGGGCGGGCACCGACGCCTACGATGAACTGATCGAACCACACCTCGCAGACGCAATCAGTCCGAAGTTCGAGGAACTGTGCCGAACCGCCGTGTATGACCTCTATGACGGGTATACGTTCGAGCGAGTCGGCAGCTGGTGGTATCAGGAGCAGGAGGTTGACGTGGTCGGACTGACGAGCGACGCGACGATGGTCGCCGGCGAATGCAAGTTCACCAGCCAGCCGATGGGGTACGACGTGTTGAACGATCTCGAAAGCGACGTCGAGGATATCCGCTGGACGCCACATGGCGGAAGCGATGTCGCCTACGAGTTCTGCTTGTTCTCGCGGAGCGGCTTCACCCAGAGCCTGATTGAGGCTGCGGAGGAACGGGCCGACCTCCGCCTGTTCTCGATCGAGGACATCGTCAGCGCGTTCTGA
- a CDS encoding restriction endonuclease, whose protein sequence is MPVLDELSGFEFEDVIEDVFRNLGYENVRQAERTADEGRDILMEEIVDGQRRGIVVECKHTGTVGRPVVQKLHSAIATFEFDGPKRGMVVTTGRFTNPAIEYAERLHRNDDPYPIELIDGADLREIADEIGLDLYNGRIEILCDETLRAYDPATSVTAPVEEAFQDIENIDSSELPTPYSEVTFRPVVAVTADTNAVFETSVGVIHRVNDRSRFVVHADRGQPRTTSEDVSNLVLENLHTTVDLDTDQFESVFDRVEERRYGQTQTEYKEWAVERLQDHHTTTVSYTGDNNVTYTKTCEPNRSDISVQSIEPVYVPQVRHTTDLQSYSYPYEYFAAGPSRVTRDDGIHQCVHCDTAGSKNTYTYCGNCGSINCDSHVKTERLEETPVCTGCAVTERFAFKTKYFYDETNRDAFREQYEAMPFYEKAMENTPLAVGAVVFVVIVLLGFFAAAGGI, encoded by the coding sequence ATGCCTGTGCTGGACGAGCTCTCCGGGTTCGAGTTCGAGGACGTCATCGAGGACGTCTTCCGGAATCTCGGGTACGAGAACGTCCGGCAAGCTGAACGGACGGCTGACGAGGGGCGTGACATCCTCATGGAGGAGATCGTCGACGGTCAGCGTCGCGGGATCGTCGTCGAGTGTAAGCACACGGGGACGGTCGGCCGGCCGGTCGTGCAGAAACTGCACTCGGCGATTGCGACGTTCGAGTTCGATGGGCCGAAACGCGGCATGGTGGTGACGACTGGCCGGTTCACGAATCCGGCTATTGAATATGCTGAGCGGCTGCATCGGAACGACGACCCGTACCCGATCGAACTCATCGACGGTGCGGACCTTCGTGAGATCGCCGACGAAATCGGGCTTGACCTCTACAACGGCCGGATCGAAATCTTGTGCGACGAGACGCTCCGGGCGTACGATCCGGCAACGTCTGTGACTGCGCCGGTCGAGGAAGCGTTCCAAGACATCGAAAACATCGACTCATCAGAGCTTCCCACGCCGTACTCGGAAGTCACATTCCGGCCAGTCGTGGCGGTGACAGCGGACACGAACGCTGTCTTCGAGACTTCGGTCGGCGTGATTCACCGGGTCAACGACCGGTCACGGTTCGTCGTGCATGCTGACCGCGGGCAGCCACGAACAACCTCTGAGGACGTCTCGAATCTCGTGTTGGAGAACCTCCACACGACTGTTGACCTCGATACGGATCAGTTCGAGAGCGTGTTCGATCGCGTTGAGGAGCGACGGTACGGGCAAACGCAGACTGAGTACAAAGAGTGGGCTGTCGAACGGCTCCAGGATCACCACACGACGACGGTGTCCTATACGGGGGATAACAACGTCACGTACACGAAAACCTGCGAACCGAACCGCTCTGATATCTCGGTCCAGTCCATCGAACCGGTGTACGTGCCACAAGTCCGGCACACGACGGACCTTCAGTCGTACTCGTATCCCTACGAGTATTTCGCGGCAGGGCCATCACGCGTAACACGTGACGACGGGATCCATCAGTGTGTTCACTGTGACACAGCAGGCTCCAAGAATACCTACACGTACTGTGGGAACTGCGGCAGCATCAACTGTGACTCCCACGTCAAAACCGAGCGGCTGGAAGAAACTCCGGTCTGCACGGGGTGCGCGGTAACCGAGCGCTTTGCGTTCAAAACGAAGTACTTCTACGATGAGACGAATCGGGATGCGTTCCGGGAACAGTACGAGGCCATGCCGTTCTACGAGAAAGCGATGGAGAACACGCCACTGGCTGTCGGCGCGGTAGTGTTCGTCGTCATTGTACTGCTCGGTTTCTTTGCCGCTGCTGGGGGAATCTGA
- a CDS encoding TraB/GumN family protein: protein MPEDRRPIDATGITDSDTAGRVGGVHVLGVLHSTPLAIARITGAITRYGPDVVAVESCAEAIEQYHPDVQDARWPPRDEVEAAAHITDRWYDLLLAGIDTREYESTADFAEIDVEAFTELGYLDSPEELTRATYRELDLPAIRRWREITEQRVPDQFQTVIAERDAVMAGHLHALAEQDEADTIVAAVGVQHLTGVLDLLRDPASIPDDLIENPPVVDYQLFPRDSPYSSASSTQPGGIR from the coding sequence ATGCCTGAGGACCGGCGTCCTATCGACGCGACCGGGATCACGGACAGCGACACGGCTGGGCGCGTCGGCGGCGTCCACGTGCTGGGAGTTCTGCACAGCACTCCCCTCGCAATCGCTCGGATAACCGGGGCGATCACGCGGTACGGGCCTGATGTCGTCGCCGTCGAATCGTGTGCCGAGGCAATTGAGCAGTACCACCCGGATGTGCAGGACGCACGGTGGCCGCCTCGTGACGAAGTCGAGGCTGCGGCGCACATCACGGACCGCTGGTACGACCTGTTGCTCGCCGGGATCGACACACGAGAGTACGAGAGCACGGCGGACTTCGCAGAAATCGACGTTGAGGCGTTCACCGAGCTCGGGTACCTTGACTCGCCGGAGGAGTTGACGCGCGCTACGTACCGCGAACTGGATCTCCCGGCGATTCGCCGGTGGCGGGAGATAACGGAACAACGCGTCCCGGACCAGTTCCAGACCGTGATTGCTGAGCGCGACGCCGTGATGGCTGGTCACCTGCACGCGCTCGCGGAGCAAGACGAGGCTGACACGATCGTCGCCGCAGTCGGTGTCCAACATCTGACTGGGGTGCTCGACCTGCTGCGCGACCCGGCGAGTATCCCTGATGACCTCATCGAGAACCCGCCGGTGGTCGATTATCAGTTGTTCCCTCGGGACTCGCCGTACTCTAGCGCCTCATCAACACAGCCGGGCGGGATTCGATAA
- a CDS encoding RAD55 family ATPase has translation MYDLQPHLDATVEPGTNILLTGPPLSGKRALCLDLLAAGTETGEGSIIVTTKDSGDLMLERFAERTSYESRPVAVVDCVTKQQGDDVPDRNRVKYASSPVDMTGIGIQLSEFLQAFYQDRNITHNRVMLHSLTTLLMYSDLQTVFRFLHVFTGRVQSVDGLGLYCIDETAHDQQTLNTLKQLFDGVVEVHEDEEPVIHLADA, from the coding sequence ATGTACGATCTCCAGCCACATCTCGACGCGACCGTCGAGCCCGGGACCAACATCCTGCTCACGGGGCCGCCGCTCTCGGGCAAGCGGGCGCTCTGTCTCGATCTGCTGGCTGCGGGGACCGAGACCGGCGAGGGGTCGATCATCGTAACCACGAAGGACAGTGGCGACCTGATGCTGGAGCGGTTCGCCGAGCGGACGAGCTACGAGAGCCGCCCGGTCGCCGTCGTCGACTGTGTCACGAAACAACAGGGCGACGACGTGCCCGATCGCAATCGCGTCAAGTACGCCTCCTCGCCCGTGGACATGACCGGGATCGGGATCCAGCTCTCGGAGTTCCTGCAGGCGTTCTACCAGGACCGGAACATCACCCACAACCGCGTGATGCTCCACTCGCTGACGACGCTGCTGATGTACTCGGACCTCCAGACCGTGTTCCGCTTCCTCCACGTGTTCACCGGTCGCGTCCAGAGCGTCGACGGGCTCGGGCTCTACTGCATCGACGAGACGGCCCACGACCAGCAGACGCTCAACACGCTCAAACAGCTGTTCGACGGCGTCGTCGAAGTGCACGAGGATGAGGAGCCGGTGATCCACCTCGCGGACGCCTGA
- a CDS encoding CoA-binding protein, translating to MSITDDDGLRELLDADTIAIVGCSTTEGKAAHDVPSYLQEHGYRIVPINPYTDEILGERAYDSLADVEEEIDLVDVFRPSEETPGIVENVIERHEKRGDAGAVWLQLGIESDEAAELAEEAGLDFVQDHCIKIEHDRLIASA from the coding sequence ATGTCCATCACCGACGACGACGGCCTGCGCGAACTGCTCGACGCCGACACCATCGCGATCGTCGGCTGCTCCACGACCGAAGGGAAGGCCGCCCACGACGTACCGAGCTACCTGCAGGAGCACGGCTACCGGATCGTGCCGATCAACCCCTACACCGACGAGATCCTCGGCGAGCGAGCGTACGACTCACTCGCCGACGTGGAGGAGGAGATCGATCTCGTCGACGTGTTCCGGCCCAGCGAGGAGACCCCGGGCATCGTGGAAAACGTGATCGAGCGCCACGAGAAGCGGGGCGACGCCGGGGCGGTGTGGCTCCAGTTGGGGATCGAAAGCGACGAAGCCGCGGAGCTAGCCGAAGAAGCTGGACTCGACTTCGTGCAGGACCACTGTATCAAGATCGAGCACGACCGACTGATCGCGTCGGCGTAG
- a CDS encoding phosphomannomutase → MELFGTAGIRGDARETVTPSLALRVGQAAAADAREQADGDTAEFVVARDGRETGQALVDAMASGLASAGADVVEIGQAPTPALAYASQDQHGVAITASHNPPEDNGIKLFRDGVEYSGAAEARIEGRIAEGTEPTQWDGWGSHETAEILDDYRDAVVEYAEGFGAALDGLRVVVDCGNGMASLATPHVLRELGAEVVTLNGNVDGHFPGRGSKPTEETLGDCIRFLEDGEFDLGIAHDGDADRIVVLTGDGEVVHEDTVLAMLAEEYVAAADSEAPTVVTTPNASARIDERVRAAGGRVERVALGYLHDGIADARENGADVAFAAEPWKHVHTRFGGWIDGVASAAVLARLAAEVPLSERREPIPERPYRKVSVPCADDAKVDAMARLTETLPERFPEAEVDDEYGVRLELPDASWVLVRPSGTEPYLRIYAESEDVETLSEAARTVVEDAIAEAE, encoded by the coding sequence ATGGAACTGTTCGGAACCGCCGGTATCCGCGGGGACGCGCGGGAGACGGTGACGCCGTCGCTGGCGCTGCGCGTGGGACAGGCAGCCGCCGCCGACGCACGAGAGCAGGCCGACGGCGACACCGCCGAGTTCGTCGTCGCCCGCGACGGTCGTGAGACGGGACAGGCGCTGGTCGACGCGATGGCCTCGGGGCTGGCCTCGGCGGGCGCCGACGTGGTCGAGATCGGACAGGCGCCCACGCCCGCGCTCGCGTACGCGAGTCAAGATCAACACGGGGTCGCGATCACGGCCTCACACAACCCCCCGGAGGACAACGGGATCAAACTGTTCAGGGACGGCGTCGAGTACAGCGGCGCCGCCGAGGCCCGGATCGAGGGCCGGATCGCCGAGGGCACAGAGCCGACCCAGTGGGACGGCTGGGGCAGCCACGAGACCGCCGAGATTCTCGACGACTACCGTGACGCGGTCGTGGAGTACGCCGAGGGGTTCGGCGCGGCTCTCGACGGGCTGCGCGTCGTCGTCGACTGCGGCAACGGGATGGCGTCGCTCGCGACGCCGCACGTGCTCCGTGAGCTGGGCGCGGAGGTCGTCACGCTCAACGGCAACGTCGACGGCCACTTCCCCGGCCGCGGGAGCAAGCCCACCGAGGAGACGCTGGGTGACTGTATCCGATTCCTAGAGGACGGGGAGTTCGATCTCGGGATCGCCCACGACGGCGACGCCGACCGGATCGTCGTCCTCACCGGCGACGGCGAGGTCGTCCACGAGGATACCGTGCTCGCGATGCTCGCCGAGGAGTACGTCGCCGCCGCCGACAGCGAGGCCCCGACGGTCGTGACGACGCCCAACGCCTCCGCGCGCATCGACGAGCGCGTCCGCGCCGCGGGCGGCCGCGTCGAGCGCGTCGCGCTGGGCTACCTCCACGACGGGATCGCCGACGCGCGGGAAAACGGGGCGGACGTCGCGTTCGCCGCGGAGCCGTGGAAGCACGTCCACACGCGCTTCGGCGGCTGGATCGACGGCGTGGCTTCGGCAGCGGTGCTCGCCCGCCTCGCCGCGGAGGTCCCGCTCTCGGAGCGCCGTGAGCCGATCCCCGAGCGGCCGTACAGAAAGGTCAGCGTGCCGTGTGCCGACGACGCCAAGGTCGACGCGATGGCCCGCCTCACGGAGACGCTGCCGGAGCGGTTCCCGGAGGCCGAGGTCGACGACGAGTACGGCGTCCGACTCGAACTCCCGGACGCATCGTGGGTGCTCGTCCGCCCGAGCGGCACGGAGCCGTACCTCCGGATCTACGCGGAGAGCGAGGACGTGGAGACGCTATCTGAGGCGGCGCGGACGGTCGTCGAGGACGCGATTGCCGAGGCGGAGTAG
- a CDS encoding acylphosphatase, with product MSDSDTIVRAHVHVSGNVQGVAYRANTEETATKRGVNGWVRNREDGRVEAVFEGDARSVESMVGWCHTGSPRAEVERVEVTYEEPRGEDGFHVRWSG from the coding sequence ATGAGCGACTCCGACACCATCGTCCGTGCGCACGTCCACGTCAGCGGGAACGTACAGGGCGTCGCCTACCGGGCGAACACCGAGGAGACCGCGACGAAGCGGGGGGTGAACGGCTGGGTCCGGAACAGGGAGGACGGCCGGGTCGAGGCGGTGTTCGAGGGCGACGCACGGTCTGTCGAGTCGATGGTCGGCTGGTGCCACACGGGCAGCCCCCGGGCCGAGGTCGAGCGCGTCGAGGTGACCTACGAGGAGCCACGGGGCGAGGACGGGTTCCACGTTCGCTGGTCGGGGTAG
- a CDS encoding fumarylacetoacetate hydrolase family protein, which produces MRHARFRDPSGAARDGEWHGDSVSFAGETYELDEVELLAPSEPSKVLCVGRNYVAHAEEHDADVPDRPLLFLKGPNTVAGHGDTVTLPAGKERVEWEAELGVVIGKQAKNVDSEDAMEYVAGYTCVDDVSNRDDQRSESQWVRGKAFDGAAPIGPCVADPEHVPEDATIRTRVNGEVQQDATIDQMVFDVPTLIEEATQYMTLEPGDVIATGTPEGVGSFEDGDTVEIEVEGVGTLEHDVER; this is translated from the coding sequence ATGCGACACGCACGCTTCCGAGATCCCAGCGGCGCGGCCCGAGACGGCGAGTGGCACGGCGATTCGGTCAGCTTCGCGGGCGAGACGTACGAGCTCGACGAGGTCGAACTGCTCGCGCCTAGCGAGCCGAGCAAGGTGCTCTGTGTCGGGCGCAACTACGTCGCCCACGCCGAGGAGCACGACGCCGACGTGCCCGATCGACCCCTCCTCTTCCTGAAGGGGCCGAACACCGTCGCGGGTCACGGCGACACGGTCACGCTGCCCGCAGGGAAGGAGCGCGTCGAGTGGGAGGCCGAACTCGGCGTCGTGATCGGGAAGCAAGCGAAGAACGTCGACAGCGAGGACGCGATGGAGTACGTCGCGGGCTACACCTGTGTCGACGACGTGTCCAACCGCGACGACCAGCGCAGCGAGTCCCAGTGGGTGCGCGGCAAGGCGTTCGACGGCGCGGCGCCGATCGGCCCCTGCGTGGCCGACCCCGAACACGTCCCGGAAGACGCGACGATCCGGACCCGGGTGAACGGTGAGGTACAGCAGGACGCAACGATCGACCAGATGGTGTTCGACGTGCCGACGCTGATCGAGGAGGCCACCCAGTACATGACGCTCGAACCGGGCGACGTGATCGCGACCGGGACCCCCGAGGGCGTCGGCTCGTTCGAGGACGGCGACACCGTCGAGATCGAGGTCGAGGGCGTGGGCACGCTCGAACACGACGTAGAGCGGTGA
- a CDS encoding antibiotic biosynthesis monooxygenase: MSESSEPTVEGGGAIVRVWHGWTEPEDADAYELFLTDAEEGLLATMSGDGYLGYDLLRREDGDEVEFVTQIRFADYDAVAAFAGEDYEQAHVPDTARELLTRWDDGAVHYDHRASERA, translated from the coding sequence GTGAGCGAAAGCAGCGAACCGACCGTGGAGGGGGGCGGCGCGATCGTCCGCGTCTGGCACGGTTGGACCGAACCGGAGGACGCCGACGCCTACGAGCTGTTTCTCACCGACGCAGAAGAGGGGCTGCTCGCGACGATGTCGGGCGACGGGTATCTCGGCTACGACCTCCTCCGGCGGGAGGACGGCGACGAGGTCGAGTTCGTGACCCAGATCCGCTTCGCGGACTACGACGCCGTCGCCGCGTTCGCGGGGGAGGATTACGAGCAGGCACACGTCCCCGACACAGCGCGGGAACTACTGACCCGCTGGGACGACGGCGCGGTCCACTACGACCATCGGGCGAGCGAACGGGCGTGA
- a CDS encoding DUF5798 family protein gives MVGLGSTAEKLQTVAEKAEKLYERMNKLREEVEETQQAVDETQRRVGRVEEELAEQRAVLDAIAEEHDVGVDAVAAEAHITEAEADDEDAATGD, from the coding sequence ATGGTTGGACTCGGAAGCACCGCAGAGAAGCTCCAGACCGTCGCGGAGAAGGCCGAGAAGCTGTACGAACGGATGAACAAGCTCCGCGAGGAGGTCGAGGAGACACAGCAGGCCGTCGACGAGACCCAGCGACGCGTCGGCCGCGTCGAGGAGGAGCTAGCCGAGCAGCGTGCGGTTCTCGACGCGATCGCCGAGGAGCACGACGTCGGCGTCGACGCCGTCGCCGCGGAGGCCCACATCACCGAGGCCGAAGCCGACGACGAGGACGCGGCGACGGGCGACTGA
- a CDS encoding PLP-dependent cysteine synthase family protein, whose product MTTYREPLDSVLDTIGETPLVRVHDSPDAVPVYAKLESFNPGASIKDRIGKYMLEGMLERGDVDPGGTIIEPTAGNTGIGIAVAAGQLDLEAVFVVPERFSVEKQQLMRALGADVINTPSEDGMPRAIERAHELADELDNAAVPQQFSNPLNAEAHYETTAPEIYDALDGEVGALVAGCGTAGTLMGMARYGREQQSDTHVVAVEPEGSLYGMLLGEDREEGEYKTEGIGTHDTSTNELFDPDLVDAVHAVPDEESHAEVQRLAAEEGHLVASSAGANAVAAKTVARRIADGEIDAPHDAVVTVFPDSSERYLSKGIYGEYEEWEG is encoded by the coding sequence ATGACCACCTATCGGGAACCGCTGGACTCGGTGCTCGACACCATCGGCGAGACGCCGCTGGTGCGGGTCCACGACAGCCCGGACGCCGTCCCCGTCTACGCCAAGCTGGAGTCGTTCAATCCCGGCGCCAGCATCAAAGACCGGATCGGGAAGTACATGCTCGAAGGGATGCTGGAGCGGGGCGACGTCGACCCCGGGGGGACGATCATCGAGCCCACTGCGGGGAACACGGGGATCGGGATCGCCGTCGCCGCCGGGCAGTTGGATCTGGAGGCGGTGTTCGTCGTGCCCGAACGGTTCTCGGTGGAGAAACAGCAGCTCATGCGCGCGCTGGGCGCCGACGTGATCAACACCCCCAGCGAGGACGGGATGCCCCGCGCGATCGAGCGCGCCCACGAGCTCGCCGACGAGCTCGACAACGCCGCGGTCCCCCAGCAGTTCTCGAACCCGCTCAACGCTGAAGCCCACTACGAGACGACCGCGCCCGAGATCTACGACGCCCTCGACGGCGAAGTCGGCGCGCTCGTCGCGGGCTGTGGCACCGCGGGCACGCTGATGGGGATGGCCCGCTACGGCCGCGAACAGCAGTCGGACACCCACGTCGTCGCGGTCGAGCCCGAGGGATCGCTGTACGGCATGCTACTGGGCGAGGACCGCGAGGAGGGCGAGTACAAGACGGAGGGGATCGGCACCCACGACACCTCGACCAACGAGCTGTTCGACCCCGACCTCGTCGACGCGGTCCACGCGGTGCCGGACGAGGAGTCCCACGCCGAGGTCCAGCGGCTGGCTGCCGAGGAGGGCCACCTCGTCGCCTCCAGTGCGGGCGCGAACGCGGTCGCGGCGAAGACAGTAGCGCGACGCATCGCCGACGGCGAGATCGACGCCCCCCACGACGCGGTGGTGACGGTGTTCCCCGACTCCAGCGAGCGCTACCTCTCGAAGGGGATCTACGGCGAGTACGAGGAGTGGGAGGGCTGA
- a CDS encoding BMP family lipoprotein: MDRRTFVGGAAGMALTGLAGCLGGGGGGSAETNVGMVYALGGLGDEAFNDMAHAGIQRAEEELGISYDNTEPTGQSEFGTFQQQFATSTDPNYDLIGCIGFAQRSALQENASEYPDQNFMLVDAELDADNVASYTFREHEGSFQVGHLAGLLSTREFSHEGTYSGTEKTFSTNPDEKVIGFVGGKENPLIKKFEAGFIAGVEHVDSEIEVRSAYAGSWNDPGRGQEIAGSMYDEGADIVYHAAGATGGGVFNAAGEHGRLAIGVDSDQSLSSDASHTIVASMVKHVDTAVFNAVDNVVNDEFQGGSTIALGLDDEGVEAVIGTEYEGEIPQDVLDALDSSRQAIQDGEIDVPTEPEN; the protein is encoded by the coding sequence ATCGATCGGCGAACGTTCGTCGGGGGCGCGGCGGGCATGGCACTGACCGGACTGGCTGGCTGTCTCGGCGGGGGTGGCGGCGGTAGCGCCGAGACGAACGTCGGGATGGTGTACGCTCTGGGCGGTCTGGGCGACGAGGCGTTCAACGACATGGCGCACGCGGGTATCCAGCGCGCCGAGGAGGAGCTCGGTATCTCCTACGACAACACCGAGCCGACGGGACAGAGCGAGTTCGGGACGTTCCAGCAGCAGTTCGCGACGTCGACGGACCCCAACTACGACCTGATCGGGTGTATCGGGTTCGCCCAGCGGAGTGCGCTGCAGGAGAACGCGTCGGAGTACCCCGACCAGAACTTCATGCTGGTCGACGCCGAGCTCGACGCCGACAACGTCGCTTCCTACACGTTCCGCGAACACGAGGGCTCGTTCCAGGTCGGCCACCTCGCCGGGCTGCTGTCGACCCGGGAGTTCAGCCACGAGGGCACCTACAGCGGCACCGAGAAGACGTTCTCCACCAACCCCGACGAGAAGGTGATCGGCTTCGTCGGCGGGAAGGAGAACCCCCTGATCAAGAAGTTCGAGGCCGGCTTCATCGCCGGCGTCGAACACGTCGACTCCGAGATCGAGGTGCGCTCGGCGTACGCCGGCTCGTGGAACGATCCGGGCCGCGGGCAGGAGATCGCGGGCTCGATGTACGACGAGGGTGCCGACATCGTCTACCACGCCGCGGGCGCGACCGGCGGCGGCGTGTTCAACGCGGCGGGCGAGCACGGCCGCCTCGCGATCGGCGTGGACAGCGACCAGTCGCTGAGCAGCGACGCCAGCCACACGATCGTCGCGAGCATGGTCAAACACGTCGACACCGCAGTGTTCAACGCGGTCGACAACGTCGTCAACGACGAGTTCCAGGGCGGCTCCACCATCGCGCTCGGTCTCGACGACGAGGGTGTCGAAGCCGTCATCGGCACCGAGTACGAAGGCGAGATCCCGCAGGACGTGCTCGACGCGCTCGACAGCTCGCGTCAGGCCATTCAGGACGGCGAGATCGACGTGCCGACCGAGCCCGAAAACTGA